The Prunus persica cultivar Lovell chromosome G7, Prunus_persica_NCBIv2, whole genome shotgun sequence genome has a segment encoding these proteins:
- the LOC18769808 gene encoding ankyrin repeat protein SKIP35, translating to MEKEMASVEGNGGWIVVNETNSEDPTYIEMEAEESGIDCPNNGVQGLASDKGEGSNVVFSREGPLVRKESRMSTNCSCSAKKLKSQAAVVDSNLEKKEKIEQEKKLSRQDRIELGRLFQGAVSSHDWELAESLILLADPQTLNDALCITLDSIWFLSTQQELYGITGLIKKIIVNGAYDFTRAALRTSFLASCVSACQSRTMSLADTVTVMAQRLHERLQECNGDEVLKAEAGAKVQKFTEWALKCIGFHSRGQGKKDRVNNSSSVEIQLQLSAFKTFIDLAGNQLSGKDFTEAFDAACFPLTLFSSSFNSGWASGISATAIHGLLGMLVEGGADNVNQCFLEASRFGSTELVRILLQIAQRNSLDVDVDLALGFASHYCKIGTMECLVEEGNAIAFLGPLMRAAERGCMQVVEWFVKRGCRDMELCLALTAATSSSQVEVAAHLLPHVPHHVLAALSIEILKAAGERSGGSLDGVAFLLHSDFLGDPAATYAVADSIARSDDEAVAPELKAFLREHWSEEAFLRGIRLGQEHYLSLVRILKWGGSPICLRDLPAPLRVTIAYLPLYRECVKAGGCLLSQKLRGKVVEAVSRLGGGVLEGVSQCGELLAVLEHHLPPFLLHSPSNA from the exons ATGGAAAAGGAGATGGCATCTGTTGAGGGTAATGGTGGTTGGATTGTGGTAAACGAGACTAATTCTGAAGACCCCACGTATATTGAAATGGAAGCAGAAGAGAGTGGAATTGATTGTCCAAATAACGGAGTTCAAGGTTTAGCATCAGACAAAGGGGAGGGAAGTAATGTGGTATTTTCTAGAGAAGGACCCCTTGTCAGGAAGGAGTCAAGGATGTCCACTAATTGTAGTTGTAGTGCCAAGAAACTCAAATCTCAGGCCGCTGTGGTGGATTCCAACCtggagaagaaggagaaaattgAGCAAGAGAAGAAACTCAGTAGACAAGATAGGATTGAGTTGGGTCGTTTGTTTCAGGGTGCGGTGAGTTCCCATGATTGGGAACTTGCAGAGAGTTTGATCCTGTTAGCTGATCCACAAACCTTGAATGATGCTTTGTGCATCACTCTGGATTCAATATGGTTCTTGAGCACACAACAAGAGCTCTATGGGATAACGGGATTGATAAAGAAGATAATTGTCAATGGTGCGTATGACTTCACCAGAGCTGCCTTGAGGACTTCATTTCTTGCTTCTTGCGTCTCTGCTTGTCAGAGCCGAACAATGAGTCTTGCAGATACAGTCACAGTGATGGCCCAAAG gttgCATGAGCGTCTCCAGGAATGCAATGGAGATGAGGTCTTGAAGGCAGAAGCTGGTGCTAAGGTTCAAAAGTTTACCGAATGGGCTCTGAAATGCATAGGCTTCCATTCTCGTGGTCAGGGTAAAAAGGATAGAGTTAACAATAGCTCATCAGTTGAGATCCAACTCCAGCTATCAGCATTTAAGACATTCATAGATCTTGCTGGTAACCAGCTTTCCGGGAAGGATTTCACGGAGGCCTTTGATGCTGCTTGCTTTCCCCTAACTCTCTTTTCTAGTTCATTCAACTCTGGCTGGGCATCTGGGATCTCGGCAACTGCAATTCATGGTTTATTAGGTATGTTGGTGGAAGGGGGTGCGGACAATGTTAATCAGTGTTTTCTTGAAGCCTCTCGTTTTGGGAGTACAGAGCTTGTGCGGATCTTATTGCAG ATTGCCCAAAGGAACAGCTTGGATGTTGATGTTGACCTGGCTTTGGGTTTTGCTTCTCACTACTGCAAGATTGGTACTATGGAATGCCTTGTGGAAGAGGGTAATGCCATAGCTTTCTTGGGCCCCCTGATGAGAGCTGCTGAGAGGGGCTGTATGCAGGTTGTTGAGTGGTTTGTGAAAAGGGGTTGCCGAGACATGGAGCTCTGCCTTGCTCTCACAGCTGCAACTTCTAGTAGCCAAGTTGAAGTTGCTGCCCATCTCCTTCCTCATGTTCCTCATCACGTCCTTGCAGCACTAAGCATTGAAATTCTGAAGGCTGCTGGTGAACGAAGTGGTGGTTCTCTTGATGGTGTTGCATTTCTTCTCCATTCCGACTTCTTGGGTGATCCAGCAGCTACTTATGCTGTTGCAGACAGTATTGCTCGGTCTGATGATGAGGCTGTAGCTCCTGagttaaaagcttttcttCGGGAGCATTGGTCAGAGGAAGCTTTCTTGCGCGGAATAAGACTAGGACAAGAACATTACTTGAGCCTGGTGAGGATTTTAAAATGGGGTGGATCTCCTATCTGCTTAAGAGATCTACCAGCCCCTCTGAGGGTAACGATTGCTTACCTGCCGCTGTATAGGGAGTGTGTCAAGGCAGGTGGCT